In Desulfovibrio inopinatus DSM 10711, a genomic segment contains:
- a CDS encoding HAMP domain-containing histidine kinase — translation MCPLSHPHDSSLAFYGRINASISHELKNVLAIVHETAGLLEDLCDMHKEEGALLDPERLTPLSTRILTQIRRGNGILKNMNTFAHSTDDAVAHVDVAEVVSLMIDLCERFAAMKRITLEKGRLESVALATSPFILEHLLFLCLMRSIESPDDNKNIVIDVDTRQGIVVRFSGLGPDPENALAGAEDLSKDLGAIVRTERSGELELVLKA, via the coding sequence ATGTGTCCCCTCTCACATCCTCATGATTCCAGTTTAGCCTTTTATGGTCGCATAAACGCTTCAATTTCTCATGAACTCAAAAATGTCCTGGCCATTGTTCATGAAACAGCCGGTTTGCTTGAAGATCTATGCGATATGCATAAAGAGGAGGGGGCACTGCTTGACCCAGAGCGCCTGACTCCGTTGAGTACCCGGATTTTGACGCAAATCCGTCGAGGTAATGGTATTCTTAAAAATATGAATACCTTTGCACATAGCACCGATGATGCTGTGGCGCATGTCGACGTGGCCGAGGTCGTCTCACTCATGATTGATCTGTGTGAGCGTTTTGCCGCCATGAAGCGTATTACGCTGGAGAAGGGCAGGCTTGAATCGGTTGCTCTGGCTACGAGTCCGTTTATTTTGGAGCATTTGTTGTTTTTATGCCTGATGCGCTCCATTGAGAGCCCGGATGACAATAAAAACATTGTCATTGACGTCGATACACGGCAAGGCATTGTTGTGCGTTTTAGCGGACTCGGTCCGGACCCGGAGAATGCACTTGCCGGAGCCGAGGATTTATCGAAAGATTTGGGAGCGATTGTTCGAACCGAACGTAGCGGTGAACTTGAGCTCGTCTTGAAAGCCTGA
- a CDS encoding response regulator encodes MKILLVDDEVELVSTLAERMTMRGIDADWAQSPAQAMEKVGSEAYDLAVLDVKMPGMSGLELKRKLADIAPDMKYIFITGHGSSADFKEGSAEGSSYLVKPVALDLLMEKIREALSETA; translated from the coding sequence ATGAAAATCCTACTTGTTGATGACGAAGTGGAACTGGTTTCGACTTTGGCTGAACGTATGACTATGCGTGGCATCGATGCCGATTGGGCACAGTCCCCGGCACAAGCCATGGAGAAAGTCGGTTCAGAAGCTTATGACCTTGCTGTCCTTGATGTGAAAATGCCGGGGATGAGTGGCCTGGAACTCAAGCGAAAGCTTGCTGATATCGCGCCGGACATGAAGTATATTTTTATTACCGGTCATGGTTCAAGCGCTGATTTTAAAGAAGGATCAGCTGAAGGCTCGTCGTATCTCGTCAAACCGGTCGCTTTGGATTTGTTGATGGAAAAAATTCGGGAAGCACTGTCTGAAACGGCTTAA
- a CDS encoding sensor histidine kinase: protein MKLSEDVKNFIKPRFWALETQEGAWDNQLFNYRRIWLGSVLLLLAVSLVPLTAMFVTDYQLSSKTMENEHTQRILRLVSNTKRTLAYFLGERLSALKFTLEEESFESLTAPKRLEIVLRNLKAGFGGFLDLGVIEESGLQVAYCGSFDLQGRQYSNQDWFKNTLAQGEYVSDVFLGHRKIPHMIVAVRSRRPDGTPFVLRATVDIEHFYDVLEHLELTPKSQTLLLNHDGVLQMPSSTYGNVLDPAPLEVPPYAEHTALYETHEEGGVSLIVGYAYIANTPFILMIVENKAQIMKGWHLLRRQLLWFYIGSIIVILIVVLGMSTYMVNKVFEADQSRERALHHVEYTNRLASIGRLSAGVAHEINNPLAIINEKAGLLKDLFEIKKEYQDDERLLGIVDSILTSVARCGAITKQLLGFARHFEVDVRAVNISEVIEDVLSFLRKEALYRNITLEVDIPADVPQIISDRGKLQQIFVNLVNNAFQAVEKNGTVTIRAQAAEDNGVIARVSDTGCGISRENLEKIFDPFFSTKKSVGGTGLGLSITYGLVRKLRGRITVESELGQGTTFTITLPPILKGVRNENPTC, encoded by the coding sequence ATGAAACTCTCAGAAGACGTTAAAAATTTCATTAAGCCACGTTTTTGGGCCTTGGAAACGCAAGAAGGTGCTTGGGACAATCAGCTCTTCAATTATCGACGTATCTGGTTAGGCTCTGTGCTCTTGCTTCTTGCTGTATCCCTTGTTCCACTCACTGCAATGTTCGTTACGGATTATCAGCTTTCCAGTAAAACCATGGAAAATGAACATACGCAACGAATACTTCGCCTCGTATCTAATACCAAGAGAACATTGGCATATTTTTTAGGAGAGCGCCTGTCCGCGCTGAAATTTACGCTTGAAGAAGAGTCGTTCGAGTCACTGACGGCGCCCAAACGCCTGGAAATCGTATTGCGTAATCTGAAAGCTGGCTTTGGTGGGTTTCTCGACCTTGGTGTGATCGAAGAATCTGGCCTTCAGGTCGCCTATTGTGGTTCGTTTGATTTGCAGGGGCGTCAGTATAGTAATCAAGATTGGTTCAAAAATACATTGGCGCAAGGTGAATATGTTTCCGATGTTTTTCTTGGACACCGGAAGATTCCCCATATGATTGTCGCCGTGAGATCAAGGCGGCCCGATGGAACACCATTTGTTCTTCGCGCGACGGTTGATATCGAGCATTTTTATGATGTTCTCGAACATCTTGAATTAACTCCTAAAAGTCAGACGCTGCTTCTTAATCATGATGGGGTGTTGCAAATGCCGTCATCGACGTACGGCAACGTGCTCGATCCTGCTCCGTTGGAAGTACCGCCATACGCCGAGCACACAGCGCTCTATGAAACTCATGAAGAAGGGGGCGTCAGTCTTATCGTTGGTTATGCGTATATCGCCAATACGCCATTTATATTGATGATTGTTGAGAACAAAGCGCAAATCATGAAGGGATGGCATCTTTTACGGAGGCAACTCCTATGGTTTTATATCGGGAGTATTATTGTCATTTTGATTGTGGTGTTGGGGATGTCGACTTATATGGTTAACAAGGTGTTCGAAGCGGACCAGAGTCGTGAACGCGCTTTACATCATGTTGAATATACCAATCGACTGGCATCCATAGGTCGATTGTCTGCAGGCGTTGCCCACGAGATCAATAATCCTCTCGCTATCATTAATGAAAAAGCCGGTCTGCTCAAAGATTTATTTGAAATTAAAAAGGAATATCAAGATGATGAGCGTCTGCTTGGTATTGTCGACAGCATTCTCACGTCGGTAGCGCGATGCGGAGCAATTACCAAACAGCTCCTCGGTTTTGCCCGCCATTTTGAAGTTGATGTACGGGCTGTCAATATCTCCGAAGTCATCGAAGATGTATTGAGTTTTCTGCGCAAAGAAGCCCTGTACCGCAATATTACCCTCGAGGTAGACATTCCCGCCGATGTGCCGCAGATTATAAGTGACCGAGGAAAGCTCCAACAGATTTTTGTCAACCTCGTGAATAATGCATTTCAGGCCGTGGAAAAAAACGGCACGGTGACCATTCGTGCACAGGCTGCAGAAGATAACGGTGTGATAGCTCGGGTTTCCGACACTGGCTGTGGGATCAGCCGAGAAAACCTGGAAAAAATTTTCGATCCTTTTTTCAGTACGAAAAAATCAGTTGGTGGAACCGGGTTGGGGTTGTCGATTACCTACGGGCTTGTGCGGAAACTGCGCGGACGGATTACGGTGGAAAGCGAACTTGGACAGGGAACGACTTTCACCATCACTCTTCCCCCCATTCTCAAGGGAGTACGCAATGAAAATCCTACTTGTTGA
- a CDS encoding response regulator: MNKKKLLLVDDERDFINTMAERLAFRGFDPVVAYTGQDALALCQNETFDCVILDLRMPEMDGIEVLGRLRELFPTLRVIILTGHGHNKEREECMRLGAFEYRNKPVEMGVLLEILNAATCGPNI, translated from the coding sequence ATGAACAAAAAGAAACTTCTTCTTGTTGATGATGAGCGTGACTTTATTAACACAATGGCGGAGCGGCTTGCCTTTCGAGGGTTTGATCCCGTTGTTGCTTATACAGGACAAGACGCGCTGGCTTTGTGTCAAAATGAAACGTTTGATTGTGTCATTTTGGATTTGAGGATGCCGGAAATGGACGGCATAGAGGTCCTGGGCCGGCTGCGTGAATTGTTCCCGACGCTTCGTGTTATTATTCTGACTGGTCATGGTCACAATAAAGAGCGGGAAGAGTGTATGAGACTCGGCGCATTCGAGTACCGCAACAAACCCGTGGAGATGGGGGTGCTTCTGGAAATCCTCAATGCTGCCACATGTGGTCCGAACATATGA
- a CDS encoding sulfite exporter TauE/SafE family protein yields the protein MAAEDMAQGGGGKPWWFWPLVLFFFCFVLGIIAVLAGVGGGVLYVPLVSGFFPFHIDFVRGAGLMVALAGALAAGPGLLRRNLASLRLALPVAIIASTCSIGGAMLGLYLSSLDPNIVQACLGGTIVGIAVLLLCSKNTANPVVTKQDAIGMALGIHGVYKDESLGQMVEWKTHRTLLGLIMFIFIGVLAGMFGLGAGWANVPVLNLLMGVPLKISVATSKFLLSITDTSAAWIYMNQGCVIPLMAIPSIVGLMLGSFVGVRLLTKAKPTFIRYMVIGVLFFAGLKALDKGLGLGFLG from the coding sequence ATGGCCGCCGAGGACATGGCTCAGGGAGGAGGCGGAAAACCGTGGTGGTTTTGGCCTCTGGTACTGTTCTTCTTCTGCTTCGTCCTGGGCATCATCGCTGTTCTTGCCGGGGTTGGCGGCGGTGTTTTGTATGTTCCCCTGGTGAGCGGATTCTTTCCGTTCCATATCGACTTCGTCAGAGGCGCGGGCCTTATGGTGGCCTTGGCTGGTGCATTGGCAGCCGGTCCCGGTCTTTTACGAAGGAATTTAGCAAGTCTTCGATTAGCGCTCCCCGTCGCTATTATTGCCTCAACTTGTTCCATCGGCGGAGCCATGCTCGGCCTATATCTTTCAAGTTTAGACCCGAATATTGTTCAAGCCTGCCTTGGCGGAACAATTGTTGGTATCGCCGTGTTGCTGCTCTGTTCGAAAAACACGGCCAACCCCGTGGTCACCAAACAGGACGCTATTGGTATGGCGCTGGGCATTCACGGCGTGTACAAAGATGAATCCCTCGGGCAAATGGTAGAATGGAAAACCCACCGCACGTTGCTTGGCTTGATTATGTTCATCTTTATTGGTGTTCTCGCCGGCATGTTCGGTCTTGGCGCGGGTTGGGCCAACGTCCCCGTGCTGAACTTGCTCATGGGGGTTCCGCTCAAAATTTCCGTTGCGACCAGTAAATTTCTGTTGTCCATCACCGATACCTCGGCTGCCTGGATCTACATGAATCAAGGTTGCGTCATTCCCCTCATGGCCATTCCGTCGATCGTCGGCCTCATGCTGGGGTCGTTTGTCGGCGTGCGTCTTCTGACAAAAGCCAAACCGACCTTCATTCGCTACATGGTCATCGGCGTACTCTTTTTCGCCGGCCTCAAGGCCCTGGATAAAGGACTGGGCCTGGGATTTCTCGGATAA
- a CDS encoding response regulator, whose protein sequence is MSTKKKILLVDDERDFLESMAERIRLKGFEPILAESGDEALRLAEKLDIDAAVVDFKMPGKDGLEVISALKKLCPGIHTVLLTGFGNEKVKEASAGLNSEYFEKSDMDTFWGFVKNLSRKLEDTMAAAGMAHGGDIDDAYKISHEEEKK, encoded by the coding sequence ATGAGCACCAAAAAGAAGATTCTCCTCGTTGATGACGAACGCGACTTTCTGGAATCCATGGCCGAACGTATCCGGCTCAAAGGATTCGAGCCAATCTTGGCCGAATCGGGAGATGAAGCCCTTCGTCTTGCCGAAAAACTTGATATCGACGCCGCTGTTGTCGACTTCAAAATGCCGGGCAAGGATGGTCTTGAAGTCATTTCTGCCCTCAAAAAACTGTGTCCAGGAATTCACACCGTTTTGCTTACTGGATTCGGCAATGAAAAAGTCAAGGAAGCCTCTGCTGGCCTTAATTCCGAATACTTTGAAAAGAGCGACATGGACACCTTTTGGGGATTCGTTAAAAACCTGTCGCGCAAACTTGAAGACACCATGGCCGCAGCCGGCATGGCTCACGGCGGCGACATAGACGACGCCTATAAAATTTCACACGAAGAAGAGAAAAAATAA